The genomic region TGTTTGTTCTCCTGCGTGGCGATTACGCTCGTCAGACTATCGTACTCCTCGTTTTCGTTGACCGCGTGCATCGATTTGCCGGGTGAGAACTGAACTGGACCGGTGAAATGATCTGGCAGGTGCTTAGCATATGCTTCGTCAGTATCCACAGACATGGTCGCGCCGAAGTACCTTACATCGACGCTCTGGTTCAAAAACTCGCCGAAGATATCGTCGCGGAACTCTTCGACTTCCTCATCGTCATCAAGATCGTAGTCGTCGGGATCGACCTCTTCGAGGCGATCTTCGAGGAGCTGGCCGCGCGTGTACTGATCGCCGTCTTCCTGCACGTTTCGAATGTAGACGCCGTGGCCGTCGTCGTCAAGTTGATCGCGGAGATACCGCTTCAGACGAACGTCAGTGACGATGGCCTGCTGTGTCTGTGGATCGATTCGTGGCCGGTTGGCACCGGACAGCGGATTGCCGTTCGGGTTGGCATCGACGGCATCATACAGAAAGACGATTTCTGAGCGGTTCGTTACGGGGTCAACTGTGTCGGACATATTAATGTTCCTCCTCGGAAGTTGAGTCGTCAGCGTCGGCTTCATCTCGGTTCCACGGGTGGTCGTTCATCCCGTACGTCACGCCAAGGGCGTAGTAGAAGCGGAGATCGTCGGTTTCGATCTCCCACTCTTCTGGATCGGGATTGAGAATCGTATCACGAAGTCGGTCGACGATATGATCCGCCTTCGTGCCGGGGTAGTTCCCCTGCTGTTTCTTTTCCTGACGCGTGTAGGTCAGCGTCTTGGCGACGGTTTCCTGTGTCACCTTCTTGATCCGTGAGCGCGTGATCGATTTGACCGGGTACTGATCGACAAGCGTTGTCGACCGATCCTCGCTGTACTCTTGATAGCTACCGATGTCGCCGACAAGCGCACCAAGCAGGAACGCTCCACGACGCTGACTCGTTACGGAGTCCGGATCGTCGTCGTGGTCGGGAGACAGTGCAGGTGTTTCGTTGATGAACGATTCGAGTTTCGGTGCGGCGGGGTGTCCCCCATCCGCGATTAGGATTTCATCTACTGATGGCATACTTTTCGTATCATAGCTCGGTTGCTGTGTAATCTGGTTTTTTGACGCATCGGTCGTCTGCAGTAGTCTGAGGTCTTCATCCGCAAGCACGCAGAGTTGTGCGAACTGACTGGCAACGAGGAACGAGGGGAATCCTTCATGCTCGCTGTCATCGGTCTGATCGTCAATGATTCGGTTCACGTACTCTTCGAGCAACACATCGACGGCTATCTGTTTGCCACTCAGCACGCTGACGAGAGCTTCGATTCGCGGATCGTCAGCATCAGCGTTATCGTCATCACGTTCGGCGAAGGTCTGTCTGAAATACCAGCCAGTCGAGACCGCGTGCAACTGCTCGTCGTTCGTTTCCAGCAGCCCCCAATTTTGATTGGTTGGAAGCGGTGCCGTCCACTTCGTGTAGTGGTCCCTATTAAACGCCGAGACGGTTTGGACGAACTCGTTGTGTGCGATTGCGAGTTGTTTAGGATAGTGGAGGCGGCCGTTCAGCGTCTCGCCGAATACGTCGTATCGAGACATCTGATGCGGCATCACGGCCGAGACGTAGAATCGGAAATCCTGCTCCTCAATGGTTTTTCGACGTTCCTCCTCATATGCGTCTTCGATTGGTGTCGTCTCTTCGTCTTCGACAGTCCGGTAGAGCAATTCGTATAATCGATAAACCTTCTCAGGAGCCAAGCGACCGAATACGTAC from Haloarcula hispanica ATCC 33960 harbors:
- the cas7b gene encoding type I-B CRISPR-associated protein Cas7/Csh2; the encoded protein is MSDTVDPVTNRSEIVFLYDAVDANPNGNPLSGANRPRIDPQTQQAIVTDVRLKRYLRDQLDDDGHGVYIRNVQEDGDQYTRGQLLEDRLEEVDPDDYDLDDDEEVEEFRDDIFGEFLNQSVDVRYFGATMSVDTDEAYAKHLPDHFTGPVQFSPGKSMHAVNENEEYDSLTSVIATQENKQQGGFDLDDHRIQYGLIRFHGLVDEHGAADTNLTAADVERLDTLCWRAIKNQTISRSKVGQEPRLYCRIEYADESFHLGGLDRDLEIDGEHSKPDEELRTVRDLTLDVTDLVDRLDGASDRIKRVRVVASDVLQLSYDGELGGPSILYGALEDAVGADAVEEIDVYDEQTATLPSDDDTA
- the cas8b gene encoding type I-B CRISPR-associated protein Cas8b/Csh1 codes for the protein MLKPEKFREEYPENQLTDELPDSPIGSLRDLQYLYGKLYTLATTGGGEYAPYLTPDAAGDLVDTNNSLIVARVDVSGDEPQLADDKLGPIQVTRYTDDLIQQVGHCKYPAARGIDHSVTHQAGRNSDPEKLARYAKERLTKWATDDVVTEAATEHPDGWIIDQLAEFSENETALDTITETLTRKLGGESTTALLTVQVKTEPDGEYQWPGDIDVFREAMRQRKLSKLVTKNKADDSSGDATDLVTGSPARTVGTSEDPQNYFLGKQLEKFPGLDIEEAWRSHPISEDAAITVMKAETFVEACTYRTFGAKVYYLPYVFGRLAPEKVYRLYELLYRTVEDEETTPIEDAYEEERRKTIEEQDFRFYVSAVMPHQMSRYDVFGETLNGRLHYPKQLAIAHNEFVQTVSAFNRDHYTKWTAPLPTNQNWGLLETNDEQLHAVSTGWYFRQTFAERDDDNADADDPRIEALVSVLSGKQIAVDVLLEEYVNRIIDDQTDDSEHEGFPSFLVASQFAQLCVLADEDLRLLQTTDASKNQITQQPSYDTKSMPSVDEILIADGGHPAAPKLESFINETPALSPDHDDDPDSVTSQRRGAFLLGALVGDIGSYQEYSEDRSTTLVDQYPVKSITRSRIKKVTQETVAKTLTYTRQEKKQQGNYPGTKADHIVDRLRDTILNPDPEEWEIETDDLRFYYALGVTYGMNDHPWNRDEADADDSTSEEEH